The following coding sequences lie in one Methanohalophilus levihalophilus genomic window:
- a CDS encoding DegT/DnrJ/EryC1/StrS family aminotransferase, producing the protein MILRKESNRANGTPPFGGIGSEFYLPTNTIFKKNHKQFYKYSSNGRRSFVSSGRDALHYAIKTLGLSIKDEVLLPSYLCEEVLKPFKDKTSFVFYKVDENLSIDLDDICSKLSERTKVILVIHYFGFPQNLSGLKEIQERNSFIIIEDVVQAFLTECNSNMIGHCADISISSYRKWIPVPDGALITFSDNGREIDSPLNSDISHRLYIALRFLGLLTKYLYVKYRISNLKPFYTYFFQKSERFLLKYSKPAKMSKITAFLLDKFNYDFIITQRRRNFKYLLYNLKNEKTIVPLFETLPEGVCPLGFPISVDDRDRLKKLLIENSVYPPIHWELPDDIDKKDFPLSWDISKHILTIPIDQRYTEEDMEYVLGLIKRKDV; encoded by the coding sequence ATGATACTACGAAAAGAAAGCAATCGAGCCAATGGAACTCCACCATTCGGTGGCATCGGCAGTGAATTTTATTTGCCCACTAACACTATTTTCAAAAAAAATCATAAACAGTTTTACAAGTACTCATCAAACGGAAGGAGATCATTCGTATCAAGTGGCAGGGATGCATTACACTATGCTATCAAAACTCTTGGGTTATCTATAAAAGATGAGGTGCTTCTTCCATCATATTTGTGTGAAGAAGTTCTTAAACCATTCAAAGATAAGACTAGTTTTGTTTTTTACAAAGTAGATGAAAATCTATCAATTGATCTTGATGATATATGTTCCAAGCTTTCGGAACGTACAAAAGTGATTTTAGTTATACACTATTTTGGATTTCCTCAAAATCTATCTGGTTTAAAAGAGATTCAAGAAAGGAACTCTTTTATAATTATAGAAGATGTTGTTCAAGCCTTTTTGACTGAATGCAACAGCAACATGATTGGCCATTGTGCGGATATTAGTATATCAAGTTATAGAAAATGGATACCAGTTCCCGATGGAGCTTTGATCACATTTAGTGATAATGGGAGGGAAATTGATTCTCCCTTAAATTCTGATATTTCCCATCGTTTGTACATAGCACTTCGATTTTTAGGACTCCTAACCAAATATTTATACGTGAAATATAGAATCAGTAACCTTAAGCCTTTTTACACATATTTTTTTCAAAAATCAGAGCGTTTTTTGTTGAAATATAGTAAACCTGCTAAGATGTCAAAAATTACGGCATTTCTACTGGACAAATTCAACTACGATTTTATCATAACCCAGCGTCGCAGAAACTTTAAATATCTTTTATACAATTTGAAAAACGAAAAGACTATAGTTCCATTGTTTGAGACTCTTCCTGAAGGAGTCTGCCCACTTGGATTTCCTATATCGGTTGATGATAGAGATAGATTGAAAAAACTACTCATCGAAAATTCTGTTTATCCTCCAATACATTGGGAGTTACCTGATGACATTGACAAAAAAGACTTTCCGCTTTCTTGGGATATTTCAAAGCATATATTAACAATTCCAATTGACCAAAGATATACAGAAGAAGATATGGAGTATGTTCTAGGATTAATCAAAAGAAAGGACGTTTGA
- a CDS encoding DegT/DnrJ/EryC1/StrS family aminotransferase: MDEWKVPLFKIFHTTEDINSVVNNIKMGANWATGPDVGKFEDEINQFINSKYAVTFNSGTSALHAALSAYGIGKGHEVIVPSFTFISTANAPLFVDAKPIFADIEENTYGLDPESVVESITDKTKAIIPIHYGGCPCDIVSLREIADDYNLVLIEDSAEAFGAEVNGEKVGTFGDSSMFSFCQNKIITTGEGGAITTDSKEIYEKLKLIRSHGRLESHDYFSSTELFDYVTLGYNFRLSNISASLGRSQLKMIDEIINMRRNNARYLMSALDNLSSIKISVPQENYFHVYQMFTIYVNEYRDELMNHLKEKGIFTKVYFSPVHLTHFYKQVLGYNPNLPITENVSDHVLTLPMYPNLSKSEMDYMVSQIQKFFEVGL, from the coding sequence ATGGATGAATGGAAAGTCCCACTTTTTAAGATCTTTCATACCACTGAAGACATTAACAGTGTCGTGAACAATATTAAAATGGGAGCTAACTGGGCTACTGGACCAGATGTTGGAAAATTTGAAGACGAAATAAACCAATTCATAAACTCTAAGTATGCAGTGACTTTTAATTCTGGAACTTCCGCATTACATGCAGCTTTAAGTGCATATGGAATTGGAAAGGGTCATGAAGTTATTGTACCTTCATTTACATTTATTTCTACAGCAAATGCACCTTTGTTTGTGGATGCAAAACCCATCTTTGCAGATATTGAAGAAAATACGTATGGCTTGGATCCTGAATCTGTTGTCGAAAGTATAACTGATAAAACAAAAGCTATTATCCCAATACATTATGGCGGTTGCCCTTGCGATATAGTATCCTTAAGAGAAATAGCAGACGACTATAACTTAGTCTTGATTGAAGATTCAGCAGAAGCTTTTGGTGCCGAAGTTAACGGGGAAAAAGTAGGAACTTTTGGTGATTCTTCAATGTTCAGTTTTTGTCAAAATAAGATCATCACCACAGGGGAAGGTGGTGCAATCACAACTGATTCCAAGGAGATATACGAAAAATTAAAGTTAATAAGATCTCATGGTAGATTGGAATCTCATGATTATTTTTCGTCTACAGAGTTATTTGACTATGTTACACTAGGCTATAATTTCCGTCTATCAAACATTTCTGCATCGCTAGGTAGATCTCAACTTAAAATGATAGATGAGATCATTAATATGAGAAGAAATAACGCTCGATATTTGATGTCAGCGCTTGATAACCTCTCTTCCATAAAAATTAGTGTACCACAAGAAAATTATTTCCATGTATACCAAATGTTTACCATTTATGTAAATGAGTACCGTGATGAATTAATGAATCACCTTAAAGAAAAGGGTATATTTACAAAAGTTTATTTTTCCCCCGTTCATTTGACTCATTTTTATAAACAGGTATTAGGATACAATCCAAATTTACCAATTACAGAGAATGTGTCAGATCACGTTTTAACTCTTCCAATGTATCCTAATCTTAGTAAAAGTGAAATGGACTATATGGTAAGTCAAATACAAAAATTTTTTGAGGTGGGTTTGTGA
- a CDS encoding class I SAM-dependent methyltransferase yields MGSWDSKWEEVYRNQEWGKYPPEELIRFIARNFYNNDFRNDVHILDIGCGTGAETWFLAREGFSAIGIDGSKTAISIAKKRFSDENLSGDFIEGDIEALNFADDFFDAVIDIVAVQHNK; encoded by the coding sequence ATGGGCTCTTGGGACTCAAAGTGGGAAGAAGTTTATAGAAATCAGGAATGGGGGAAGTATCCTCCTGAAGAATTGATTAGATTTATAGCACGAAATTTTTATAATAACGATTTTAGAAATGACGTTCACATCTTGGATATTGGATGTGGAACCGGTGCAGAAACTTGGTTCTTGGCTCGAGAAGGATTCTCTGCTATTGGAATTGATGGATCTAAAACAGCAATATCAATAGCTAAAAAACGTTTCAGCGACGAAAACCTCAGCGGAGATTTCATTGAAGGGGATATTGAAGCCTTGAATTTTGCAGACGATTTTTTCGATGCAGTGATTGATATAGTTGCAGTCCAACACAATAAATAG
- a CDS encoding GNAT family N-acetyltransferase, with amino-acid sequence MESLYQLYTRTMERIDANTKYFFPKSFFYNLFDLLGENATLFIAEYNNNPIAASVFLNDHDFVHYYLSGSNPDFRNLCSTNLILYEAIIWAKAEGYKIFELGGGYKAGDSLYKFKSSFSSTTEIFYIYKKIHKQELYDLLCDLKAKYEGIDVSDLMTSGYFPAYRK; translated from the coding sequence ATTGAATCCCTATATCAGTTATACACACGTACTATGGAGAGGATTGACGCGAATACCAAATACTTTTTCCCAAAATCTTTTTTTTACAATTTATTTGATCTCTTAGGCGAAAATGCCACACTATTCATAGCTGAATACAACAACAATCCAATTGCTGCCTCTGTATTTTTGAATGATCATGATTTTGTACACTATTATTTATCTGGTTCCAATCCAGATTTCAGGAACTTATGTTCTACAAATCTAATCTTGTATGAAGCAATAATATGGGCAAAGGCAGAAGGTTATAAGATATTCGAACTGGGCGGTGGTTACAAAGCTGGAGACAGTTTATACAAGTTCAAATCTTCGTTTTCAAGCACAACTGAAATTTTTTACATATACAAGAAAATACACAAACAAGAGCTATATGATCTCCTTTGTGATTTAAAAGCCAAATATGAGGGAATAGATGTATCTGATTTGATGACTTCTGGATATTTTCCTGCATACAGGAAATAA